Part of the Streptomyces antimycoticus genome, GGTGCCCGGCCCCGTCGACTGGGACACGGGACGGGTCGTCGAGCCGCCGATCATGCCCGGATGGGACCAGTACCCCATCCGGGAACGGCTGCAGAAGGCCTACGCCGACCATGTGGGCCCCAGCCTGGAAGGCGGTCCCGTCTCCGTCTTCGTCGACAACGACGCCAACCTCATGGCACTGGCCGAGCACCAGGCCAACCACCGCGACTGCTCGGCCTTCGTCCTGGTCAAGGTCTCCACCGGCATCGGCGCCGGCGTCGTCGTGAGCGACAGCATCTACCGCGGCATCGACGGCGGCGCCGGCGACATCGGTCATATCCGCCTCCACGACCACTCCGACGCCCTGTGCATGTGCGGTGCCCACGGCTGTCTGGCCGCCGTGGCCAGCGGCGGGGCGCTGGCCCGGGAGCTGGCCGGCCTCGGCGCCGAAACCCGCTCGGGTTCCGACGTCAAAGCGCTGCTCGCCAAGGGCGATCCCGACGCGATCCGGCTGGCCAGGGAGGCCGGACGCCGCGCGGGCGAAGTCCTGGCGACCGTGGTCACCCTCCTCAACCCGGGGGTCCTGATGCTCGCCGGGGACCTCGCCGGAGCCCCGTTCATGACCGGCGTCCGCGAGCTGCTCTACCAGCGCGCCATCCCCCGTACCACCGCCCACCTGCAGGTCGTGACATCCCGGCTCGGCGACCACGCCGGTGTCATCGGCGCCGCGGCCATGGTGGTCGAATCCCTCTACGCACCCGCCTGCGCCGACGAGCGGCTCAACCGCATCACGCAGTGACCCCGCGGGGGCCACCCCGAACCGACAGGAACACCGTGCCCGCACACCCCACCGAACCCGCCCCCCATCACCCCACCGAACCGGCCCCCTTCCCCCCACCGAAGCCGGCCCCTCTCCCTCCACCGAACCGGCCCCCTGGACGCACCGGCCCGTGGAGGTCGGCCTCGTGGGCGCCGGTCCCTGGGCCAGGGCAATGCACGCCCGCATGCTCGCCACCGGCCCCGAAACCCGGCTCGCCGCGGTCTGGGCCCGCCGCCCCGAAGCCGCCCGGCTGGCCGCCGCCCCCTACGCGGCGCATGTCGCCGCCGACTTCGAGGAACTTCTCGACCACTGCGAGGCGGTGGCCTTCGCCGTCCCGCCCGCCGTCCAGGCCGAGCTGGCCCCCCTGGCGGCCAAGCGCGGCAAGCCCCTCCTGCTGGAGAAGCCCCTCGGCCCCGACCTGGCCGCCGCACAGCGGCTCGCGGACGCCGTCGCCGAAGCCGGCGTGGTCTCCCAACTGGTCCTGACCAAGCGCTACCACCCCGCGACCCGCGCCTTCCTCGCCGCCGCCCGCACCCGCGACATCGCCGGGGCCCGCTCCTGCTACCTCCACGGCGCCTTTCTCGGCGGCGACTTCGCCACCAGCTGGCGCCTGGAACACGGCGCCCTGCTGGACCTCGGACCCCACCTCCTCGACCTCCTGGACGCCGCCGTCGGCCCCATCACCGACATCCGCGCCACCGGCGACCCCCGCCGCTGGATCGAGCTCACCTGCGAACACGCGAACGGCACCGTCAGCCAGGCGTCCTTGTCCGGCGCGGTCGACGTGCCGCGCGCGCTCACCCGCATCGAACTCTTCGGCGCCGAAGCCCCCTTGGTCTACGACACCGCCGAGATCGACCACGAGGAGTGCTGGCCGATCCTCCGCCGTGACTTCGCCACCGCCGTACGCACCCACACCCCAACCGAACTCGACGCCCACCGCGGCCTGTACCTGCAGGCCCTCATCGACCGGGCCACGGAGCGCTGAACCCAGCGGGCGGCGCCGACCGCAGCTCGGCTGTCCGGCCCCGCCCTCACTCCGCCGCGCTGACCGGACCCAGGTAGGTCCCCGGGTGGGTGGCTCCCGACTGGTCCAGCAGGGCGCCGCCGTACGGCCAGTCCAGTAGGAGGTTCCGCCGCTCGTTCGGCGGGGTGATGACCACCTGGTTCGGCTCGAACTTCCGGTCGTCGTCGTGGGTCGACGCCAGGAGCGTGATGTCGAAGCCGACCCGCTCGCCCTCGCTGAGCCGGACGGGCTTCGGCTTCGCGTGGCTGCGCGGCAGGTCCCAGGTGTCGCCGTGGGCGGTCTGGAGCTGGAGGCCGGGGAAGCCGACCATGGTGCAGTCGGCGGTGCCGGTGTTCTTCAACACCACCCGGGCGGTCTGCTGACCGTCGTAGTCCATGTCCGGGCCGCCCTCGAAGTTCGACCACGCGGCGTCGAGCTGGTCGCTGGTGCAGCGGCTCGCCGACGAGGAGCCGTCGAAGGCGTTGCCCGCCTTGGTGTCGACGGCGTCGCCGGAGGTGTCGGAGGCGTCGGAGGAGCCCCCGGACGTGGACTTCGTGCCCTTCGAGGTGGCCGAGGACGCGTTGGCTAATACGTCGCTGCCGCGCCCGAGGACGGACAGCCGCGTTCGGCGTTCGCGGCTACTCCTCGCGCTTGGCCCACTCGCTGCTGCCCAGCGGGTAGTCGTAGCCGGGGCGGCCGGTGGCGGCGCTGGTGCGGAACGGGGCGCCGTTGTTGTCGAGGTGCACGGTGCCGTGGCGGTCGCCGCTGGACCAGTCCAGGGCGAGGTCCCAGCGGACGTCATGCGCCTTGGTGTGGGCCGTGACGTAGAAGACCTCCGGATCGGACTCGCTGACCTTGTACGGGAAGTCGCCCTGGCCGTTCTTGACGGTGGCGGTGGGGCTGCCGTTGTCGAGGTCGACGTCGAACGACTTGGTTTCGACGTCGCCGCCGCAGCCGACGCCCATCGAGTAGTCGTTCCAGGCGAGCGGCGCGCCCTTCGCGACGACGCGGACGTGCAGCGCCTCCAGGACGACGGTGTCCTTCCCGGTGCCCTGCACGGTGAGGGCGACGCGCTGCTCCCCCGAGGAGACCGCGCCGTACGCGGCGGCCCAGCGGGGCGCGTCCGGCTCGCCGGCCGGCGGGCCGACCTGTTCGGGCTCGCTGTCGACGAGGAAGTGCTGGCTGCACGGGCTGTCGTAGACGTAGGGGCGGGTGGCGATGTTGACCGGTGCGCCGCCGGGGCGCTCGGCGGCGCCCCCGCCGTCGTGGGCGGCGGGCTCCGACGCCGGGGCGGAGGGTTTGCCGGTCTTCGCGCTCCGGGACGGGGACGGGGAGGCCGACGCGGACGGCCGCTTGTCGATCGCTCGGCCGGTGGCGGTGCCGGGGCCGGTGGTCGGTGTGGTGGCCCCGGTACCCGCGGCCTTCTCGTCACCGCCGTCGGATCCGGAGGACGGCAGATTCACGGCGAACGCGACGGCTCCCAGCACCGCGGCCGCGGCGACGGATGCGACGAGCGCGGTGCGGCGCCGCCGGGACCGCACGGGAGCGGGTGGGACGGTGCCGCCGACATCCGGTTCATCCGTTCCACCGGGTTCACGGAGCCGACCGCCCCCGGACACCGGCCCCGTTCCACCGGGTTCACGGAGCCGACCGCCCCCGGACGCCGGCCCCGTTCCGCCCGCCGCGTCGGGCCGGCCACCGACGGAATCGGCAGGGCGCGTCGCCGCCTCGGGTAGTCCGCTGCCCCCGGCGCCGGGCGCCGCGTCATCCGGCGTCGGCCCACCCTCGGGCTCCCCGGCCCCTGCCCCGGCCCCGGCGTCCGCACCCACACCCGCACCGCGGGCCGCCCCGCCCGGCTCCGGCCCCTTACGCGCCCGCGCCGCACTCGCCAGAATCCACCGCCGGTGCAGCTCGACCAGTTCCTCGGGGGTCGCCCGGCACACCCGCGCGACCCGCTCGACCGACGCGTAATCGGCAGGCACCACCGTGCCGTTGCAGTAGCGGTGCAGCGTGGACGTGCTCATATGCAGCCGCTTGGCGAGCGTCCCGTAGCTCAGCCCCGAGCGCTCCTTGAGCCCCCGCAGCCGCTCCGCGAACGCCTCCGCGTCCCCGGCAGCCCCCGTCGCTCCCGTGGCCCCTGTCGTCCCTGACACCGTTGCTCCTCTTCCCCTGTGGCCCGGCGCGTCCCATTCCCGCGTCCCAGGTCCCTTACGTTCCCCCTGGTCAAAGCCCGTTTCTGCGTTCCAGCGTCTCCGACTGCCCGGTTGGAGTGGCAGCTGGGACGGACCGCCCCACAAGCTCCGGTCATCCAAGCACCACATCCACCGCAGTACCGAAAGGGCTCACCCACATGTCCAGCATTCGTCGCTCCCGCACCCGCCTCCTGACCGCCGCCGCGACCGTCGCGGTCGCCGCCTTCTCCCTGACGGCGTGCAACGACGGAGAGGGCGTCCGCAATGAGGGCTCGTCGGCGGACGCCTCCTCGACCGCGTCCGCCTCCGGCTCGTCCTCCCACGAGGACGCGAAGCCGGGTGCCGCCGGTTCGAAGTCGACCGCGGACGTGCCCGCGGCGTCAGGGAACGGCAAGTCAGGCACGAGTGGCAAGAAGGGCGTCACCTGCCAGGGCTCCAACACCAAGACGGTCGCGGCTCCCCTGAACCGCCCCGTGAACCACATGCTGCTCACGGTCACCAACACCGGCAGCAGCATCTGCTACCTCTACGGCTACCCGGCCGTCCGCTTCGGCGAGGCCCAGTCGGTGCCGCCGGTGATCGAGGACTCGAAGCCGCAGGCCGTCGTCACGCTCGCCCCGGGCGAGTCCGGCTACTCCTCCGTGAACCTGTCGGCCGCCGACGGCAGCGGTACGAACGGCCACACCGAGAAGTCCCTGGCCGTCTACTTCCAGGGCCGCACCCCCGACGAGGACGTCCCCTCGGCCGCCCACCCGTCGCTGCCCGCCAAGGGCGCCTACATCGACGACTCCCTCAAGGTCACGTACTGGCAGCAGTCGATGGACAACGCCATCAGCTGGTAACGCCACCGTCAGCCGTTGACGGCGCGAAGGAAGTGGTCGGCGTCCTCGGGTTCGCCCAGCCGGCCCACCTCCAGCCAGGAGCCGTCGGCGAAGCGGAGCCGGAACGTGGCGAATCCGCGTGGCTGTCCCGCCTCGCCTTCGACGCGGACCTGATCGAGGGGAAACTCCGCGAAGGTCTGGAAGTCGTCGGCCTTGGTGGGCGACAGCCGACGGCGCGGGGAGGTGGCGACGCAGACGCGATCGCGGGCCAGCATGACCAGGCGCTTGGGGTTGGGCGAATGCCCGTACCAGCGCAGCAGCAGCTGGCCCGCGGTCAGGTTCCAGTCGCCGTCGAAGATGCCGTGGGTCGGGTCCTGTCGGCGATCGCGGGCAGGGTCGCGGCCGGAGGAAGAGGGACGGGCGTCCGGCGGAGCCTGCGGCTGCCCCGCCCGCGGTCCGCGGTCGCGTCGTGGCTGGGACGGCCGGTCAACTCGGCCGCCCAGCTTGTCGATCAGCATCATCGGGATGACGACGAAGAAGAACACGACGGCCCCGACGTACAGCAGCCAGTGGTGGCCCGGCTTCAGCCGTCCCTTGCCCGCGGCGCGGTGGACCTCTTTGGGCGGTGTGGGGATGGGCCTGTGGATCTCGCACCAGACCAGGGCCACGGGCTCCTCACCCAGGATCTTCCGGGCCCGCCGATGTACCGCGCGCTTCGCCATGCCGAAGATCCTAGAACGAGCCTCCGCCTCACCGGCCGGGGCGGGAAACCAAGCGGTCGAATGGCCGAGACCGATGAGTTCGACGACCGAGCGAGGTCTGCACATAAAGACAGCAGGCCACACACATGATCAGGGAGGGGACCATGAGTCCCAACGCACTACCGCCCGTCGTCGACGCCGACACCTGGCGGCGTCAGCTCGAAGCGCTGCGTGTTCGGGAGAAGGCCGCGACCCGGGAGCTCGACGCGATCGCCGCCGAGCGCCGCCGCCTGCCGATGGTCGAGATGCCCGACTACACCCTCGAGGGCGAGGACGGGCCGGTCCGGCTGGCGGACCTCTTCGACGGCAAGCGGCAGCTGATCGTCTACAACCACATGTGGTTCCCGGGCGAGGAGTGGCAGTGCTCCGGCTGTACGGGGTTCACCTCGCAGTTCACGCGGCTGGTTCCTGGACAACTATGACGCCCGGTTCGTCATCGTCACCCAGGGCCCGATCGACGAGGCACTCGCCTACAAGCGGCGGGTCGGGAACACGATGGCCTGGTATTCCACGGCGAACAGCCCGTTCGGTGCAGACGTCGGCGCACCGCCCGGCGGAGGGTTCGCCGTCAATGTGTTCCTGCGCGACGGCGACACCGTCTACCGCACCTGGCACACCAACGGCCGCGGCACCGAGCAGCTCAGCTACTCCTTCGCGCTGATCGATCTGTTGCCGTACGGGCGGCAGGAGGAGTGGCAGGACTCCCCCGACGGCTGGCCACAGGCGCCCACCTACAGCGGCTGGGCCGGTTCCGAGGACATCGCCGCGCTCTACGGCCGGGAGGCATGAGGGTCCGCCTGCGGGCGGACCCGCGCGCCGCCGCCCCGTCGGTCCGGAACCGACGGGGCGGCGCAGAGGTCGTCCAGCCCGGGAAACGGATTGTCCGGGCGGAGCCTGCGATACACGGCGTCGACGAACGTCATGGGCGCCCAGGCACACCGACGGTGGCGCCGTTCCGGCGGTACCGCGCGACGAACCGGCCCTGCGCCATGTCCCCGTCCACGACGGTCATCTCGGCATCGGCCGACAGCACACCATGCACGTGGATCTTGACGTCGAACTGATCGGTCCAGACATAGGGAACCGGGGTGTACGGCCGGCGCTCGCCGAGAATGGTGGCGGCCACATGACCGGCCTGCTCAGTGGCGTTGGTGCGGTTTTCCAGGCGCAGCGAGGTGTGGAGGCCGCCGTGGTGCCAGCGGGCCACATCCCCTACGGCGTAGACGCCGTCCGCCGCACGGCACCAGGAGTCGCACACCACTCCGTTGTCGACCTTGAGGCCGCTGCCCGCGAGCCAGTCCGTCGCGGGGACGGCACCGAACGCCACCACGACCACATCGGCGGGCAGCACCTCGCCGGTGGCCAGCTCCACCCCCGTCACGGCACACGCGTGACCGGGGCCTGCCACAACGCGACGATCGCGTCGATGAGGCCGGTGGCGGCCTCATGCCATGTCGCACGGGAGGTGGGAGCGTTGTCGGCGAGGGCGCGCTCCCGCTCGACGGACATCTGCGTGATCAGGTGACGCGTCATGGCCGAGCGTTCGGCGTACACCTCGGCGGGCAGGTCCGGCAGGCACCGGTTCAGACCCTCCTGCAACACCCGCATCGACGGAGCGGCGACGGAGAATTCCTCGGTCACGATCGCGTAGAGCGCGGGGTCGGCCGTGACCTGGGCGATGAACCGGGCGTACCAGCTCGGGCGGCCGAGAGCTTCCAGATGTTCGGTGGTCGGACGGACCGCACAGGCCACCCAGTCCCGCAGATCGACGGAATCGCCGATGTCGGCCAGCAGCCGCGTCCGGATCCCCTCGATCTGCTCTGCGTGCCGGCGCACGAGCGCGCGCACCAGGTCGACCTTGGTGCCGAAGTGGTAACTGACCGCGGCGTTGTTGCCCTGCCCGGCGGCCTCGCTGATCTGGCGGTTGGCCACCGCGTACACCCCACGCTCGGCGAACAGCCGCTCCGCCGCGCCCAGCAACGCCTCCCGCGTCGCGGCGACCCGCTCGTCCTGCCTCATTCTGTCTGCCATCGTCACCGCCCCATCGGGACCTCACACGCTCCGCGACGGCTGGCCCCACATGCCGCCGCGGGTCCTCGCTCTAGCCGGCGAGGTAAAACACCGGAAGCCTACGCAACGGCACGTCGCGGACGGCCTGCGGCGCCGCGCGCGCCACCCTTCACGACTCCTCACCTTGATCGAGTCACCGCCCGCCCCCGGAGATGATGCGGCTGCACGCCGCGCAGCCGCTCTCCAGGGTCCGCCTGTGGGACGGCAGCACGCCCTGGCTCGTCACCCGCTACGACGACCAGCGGGCCCTGTACGGCGATCAGCGCCTCAGCGTCGACCCCACGCGGCCGGGCTTCCCCCATATGAGCGCCGCGTTCCAGGAGGTCCTCTCCAAGAACCGGCCGTCCTTCCTCCACATGGACGACCCCGACCACGCCCGGATCCGCCGGATGGTCACCGGCCCGTTCATCATCAAGCGCATCGAGGCCATGCGGCCCGCCATCCAGAACATGACCGACGACTTCATCGACACCATGCTGGCCGGGCCGAACCCCGCCGATCCGGTGGAGGCCCTCGCGCTGCCGCTGCCGTCGCTGGTGATCTGCGAACTGCTCGGCGTCCCGTACGAGGACCACGCGCCGCCGCCGCCAACAAGGCTCTGGTCGACGCCGCCGTCTGCACCATGCTGGGCAAGCCCCTCCCCACCGAGACCGGCACCCCTTCCGGGTGACACGCCCGCCCAACGGCTACACCAACCTCAGCGACGACGCTGAAGACGGGGAAGATCACCATGACACGCGATTCCGACGAAAGACTCACCGTGCCAGACCTGAGCATGCCCGAGGCCACGGGAAGCCGAAGGATGGACTGGGCGGCACTGCCGCGCGAGGTGACGGCCGGGATCGAGCAGTTGCTCGGCAGCCCGGTGACCCACGCGATCAGCCAGTCGGGCGGGTTTTCCGAGGGCCTCGCCGCGCGCGTGCGCTTGGGGAACGGCAAGCGTGCGTTCATCAAGGCAGCAAGCTCACTGACGGCGCCGGCGGAGGCGGACTTCCACCGCCGTGAGATCGCAGTGTCCGAGCGGCTTCCCAGGGAGGTGCCGGCGCCGCGGTTGCTCGACTCCTACGACGACGGCACCTGGGTCGTGCTGGCCTTCGAAGAGATCCCGGGACAGCTGCCCGCCCAGCCCTGGCAGCGGGAGGAACTCCGCAGAGTGCTCACCACCGTCACCCAGATGGCGGACGTCCTGACGCCATCGCCCGTGGAGAGGGCAATCTTGGCCAAGCCGCGCCTTGGAGGGCTGACGGCGATGGCGGACGATGCCGCGGTCAGAGGCAAGGTCGAGGAGCTGTCGCCGTGGGCGGCCCACCATGTCGACGAACTCGCCGCCCTGGAAGAGAACGCTTCGCTGGATGGCGTCACCCTCCTGCACGGAGACCTGTACCCGTTCAACATCATGCTGACCGCGGACCGTGTCTTCGTCGTCGACTGGCCGCACGCCTGGATCGGCCCCCGTCACGGTGATGCGGTCACCCTGATGTCGAGCGCGTCCCTCAGCGGCGTGGACCCGCAGTCGCTCGCCGGGAACCACCCACTGACCCGC contains:
- a CDS encoding DUF4232 domain-containing protein, whose product is MSSIRRSRTRLLTAAATVAVAAFSLTACNDGEGVRNEGSSADASSTASASGSSSHEDAKPGAAGSKSTADVPAASGNGKSGTSGKKGVTCQGSNTKTVAAPLNRPVNHMLLTVTNTGSSICYLYGYPAVRFGEAQSVPPVIEDSKPQAVVTLAPGESGYSSVNLSAADGSGTNGHTEKSLAVYFQGRTPDEDVPSAAHPSLPAKGAYIDDSLKVTYWQQSMDNAISW
- a CDS encoding TetR/AcrR family transcriptional regulator; this encodes MADRMRQDERVAATREALLGAAERLFAERGVYAVANRQISEAAGQGNNAAVSYHFGTKVDLVRALVRRHAEQIEGIRTRLLADIGDSVDLRDWVACAVRPTTEHLEALGRPSWYARFIAQVTADPALYAIVTEEFSVAAPSMRVLQEGLNRCLPDLPAEVYAERSAMTRHLITQMSVERERALADNAPTSRATWHEAATGLIDAIVALWQAPVTRVP
- a CDS encoding helix-turn-helix domain-containing protein — its product is MSGTTGATGATGAAGDAEAFAERLRGLKERSGLSYGTLAKRLHMSTSTLHRYCNGTVVPADYASVERVARVCRATPEELVELHRRWILASAARARKGPEPGGAARGAGVGADAGAGAGAGEPEGGPTPDDAAPGAGGSGLPEAATRPADSVGGRPDAAGGTGPASGGGRLREPGGTGPVSGGGRLREPGGTDEPDVGGTVPPAPVRSRRRRTALVASVAAAAVLGAVAFAVNLPSSGSDGGDEKAAGTGATTPTTGPGTATGRAIDKRPSASASPSPSRSAKTGKPSAPASEPAAHDGGGAAERPGGAPVNIATRPYVYDSPCSQHFLVDSEPEQVGPPAGEPDAPRWAAAYGAVSSGEQRVALTVQGTGKDTVVLEALHVRVVAKGAPLAWNDYSMGVGCGGDVETKSFDVDLDNGSPTATVKNGQGDFPYKVSESDPEVFYVTAHTKAHDVRWDLALDWSSGDRHGTVHLDNNGAPFRTSAATGRPGYDYPLGSSEWAKREE
- a CDS encoding DUF4232 domain-containing protein, whose amino-acid sequence is MSVLGRGSDVLANASSATSKGTKSTSGGSSDASDTSGDAVDTKAGNAFDGSSSASRCTSDQLDAAWSNFEGGPDMDYDGQQTARVVLKNTGTADCTMVGFPGLQLQTAHGDTWDLPRSHAKPKPVRLSEGERVGFDITLLASTHDDDRKFEPNQVVITPPNERRNLLLDWPYGGALLDQSGATHPGTYLGPVSAAE
- a CDS encoding ROK family transcriptional regulator; translated protein: MTPNQVSAGELLQLIRSGRANTRADLQRATGLSRSTVGQRLDLLDRAGWLRHTTGTSTGGRPSDRLVFDPSHAAVIAADLETRHARAAVLDLAGTLLAEHTGPLHIDQGPDEVLDQLAGWFPDLITAAGIDAADVCGIGLSVPGPVDWDTGRVVEPPIMPGWDQYPIRERLQKAYADHVGPSLEGGPVSVFVDNDANLMALAEHQANHRDCSAFVLVKVSTGIGAGVVVSDSIYRGIDGGAGDIGHIRLHDHSDALCMCGAHGCLAAVASGGALARELAGLGAETRSGSDVKALLAKGDPDAIRLAREAGRRAGEVLATVVTLLNPGVLMLAGDLAGAPFMTGVRELLYQRAIPRTTAHLQVVTSRLGDHAGVIGAAAMVVESLYAPACADERLNRITQ
- a CDS encoding Gfo/Idh/MocA family protein; protein product: MEVGLVGAGPWARAMHARMLATGPETRLAAVWARRPEAARLAAAPYAAHVAADFEELLDHCEAVAFAVPPAVQAELAPLAAKRGKPLLLEKPLGPDLAAAQRLADAVAEAGVVSQLVLTKRYHPATRAFLAAARTRDIAGARSCYLHGAFLGGDFATSWRLEHGALLDLGPHLLDLLDAAVGPITDIRATGDPRRWIELTCEHANGTVSQASLSGAVDVPRALTRIELFGAEAPLVYDTAEIDHEECWPILRRDFATAVRTHTPTELDAHRGLYLQALIDRATER
- a CDS encoding phosphotransferase, producing the protein MDWAALPREVTAGIEQLLGSPVTHAISQSGGFSEGLAARVRLGNGKRAFIKAASSLTAPAEADFHRREIAVSERLPREVPAPRLLDSYDDGTWVVLAFEEIPGQLPAQPWQREELRRVLTTVTQMADVLTPSPVERAILAKPRLGGLTAMADDAAVRGKVEELSPWAAHHVDELAALEENASLDGVTLLHGDLYPFNIMLTADRVFVVDWPHAWIGPRHGDAVTLMSSASLSGVDPQSLAGNHPLTRDLDPVRINEVLALHAGFLLRTAAEAGPDADPHIVAMMTALGLGSLRWLRKRL